The segment TCGAACTTATGATTCATTCGTAATCGCTTCTAGCGCTggaaactatttaaaatttgaatttagaatGAATTTGGAATGAGTTACATTTTAGAATGAATTTGGAATGAgttacatttaaaatttatagtagGAACTTGAAATTGGACTAAAACGCGGTCGTTTTATTAACATTTCCCGCCATATTCGTAAAAACGCCCGGGGATATTACACGTGGCAGAATACTATTGCATATTCAGCACTGCTGCGGATTTCAATCCTTAAATAGACCAATGAATCAAATCTGACCGTTCGAAACTTTTACAATCCAACGGCTATACTTCGCGCTccaaaactgaaaatttaaaaccttCCCGCCTTTCCTTTAACAGAACCCTTATATGTCCACCCCCGAGTCCCCAATCTTGAGAACAagaaactcaaatttcaataccaaattcttcaaattctgCGAACCAATTTCCCCGAATGGCTCGCACCAAGCAAACCGCCAGGAAATCCACCGGAGGCAAGGCCCCAAGGAAGCAACTAGCCACCAAAGCCGCCCGGAAGTCCGCTCCAGCCACCGGTGGAGTGAAGAAGCCCCACCGCTTCCGCCCTGGAACCGTCGCGCTTCGTGAGATTCGTAAGTACCAAAAGAGCACAGAGCTCTTAATCCGCAAACTTCCATTTCAACGATTGGTTCGTGAGATCGCACAAGATTTCAAGACCGATCTGAGATTCCAAAGCAGCGCGGTATCGGCTCTGCAGGAGGCGGCAGAGGCCTATTTAGTTGGTCTGTTCGAAGACACGAATCTGTGTGCGATTCATGCGAAGAGA is part of the Cucurbita pepo subsp. pepo cultivar mu-cu-16 chromosome LG12, ASM280686v2, whole genome shotgun sequence genome and harbors:
- the LOC111807666 gene encoding histone H3.2, which produces MARTKQTARKSTGGKAPRKQLATKAARKSAPATGGVKKPHRFRPGTVALREIRKYQKSTELLIRKLPFQRLVREIAQDFKTDLRFQSSAVSALQEAAEAYLVGLFEDTNLCAIHAKRVTIMPKDIQLARRIRGERA